Proteins encoded in a region of the Mesoflavibacter profundi genome:
- a CDS encoding MBOAT family O-acyltransferase, translating into MVYYVTPKRYKNLLLLLLSLGFYTWGEKQLVVLIILSAFTDYFAGLIIASGKKKAGLYLSICFNLGILAYFKYANFALTNINAVLEYFNLNVFYFKSVILPIGISFYTFQTMSYTIDVYRGHVKANRNFIDFATYVTLFPQLIAGPIVRYSEIETELKQRSISLNTFNQGIQRFIIGLAKKMIIANNCAIFADAAFSLTGSQSSALISWIGIIAYTLQIYFDFSGYSDMAIGLGKMFGFNFPENFNFPYISKSIREYWQRWHMTLSQWFKDYLYIPLGGNRLSNSRTYLNLFIVFLLTGLWHGASWNFIIWGIFHGLFIVLERFGLSKFLNKQVIFSHLYTLLVILFGFVIFRSENIDYAANYFKSLFNFSAKINYEFLAFYLTTEVCIALILGAIFSTKLLENLKTIIIKSNNIKTIKIAKLSYDIGLILLFVFCFYYIATDAYNPFIYFRF; encoded by the coding sequence TTGGTATATTATGTTACTCCTAAACGGTATAAAAATTTACTTTTATTACTTCTTAGTTTAGGGTTTTATACTTGGGGAGAAAAACAATTAGTAGTATTAATTATTTTATCTGCTTTTACAGACTATTTTGCGGGATTAATTATTGCTTCAGGCAAAAAAAAAGCCGGACTATATCTTTCTATATGTTTTAATCTTGGGATTTTAGCCTATTTTAAATATGCCAATTTTGCTCTAACCAATATTAATGCTGTGTTAGAGTATTTTAATTTAAATGTATTTTACTTTAAATCTGTAATACTACCTATTGGAATAAGTTTTTACACCTTTCAAACTATGTCTTACACGATTGACGTGTATAGAGGTCATGTTAAGGCGAATAGAAATTTTATAGATTTTGCAACCTACGTTACGTTATTTCCGCAATTAATTGCAGGACCTATTGTTAGATATTCAGAAATTGAAACAGAATTAAAACAAAGAAGTATTTCTTTAAACACTTTTAACCAAGGAATACAACGCTTTATAATTGGATTAGCAAAAAAAATGATTATTGCTAATAATTGTGCAATTTTTGCAGATGCAGCCTTTAGTCTTACTGGTTCACAATCTTCAGCATTAATAAGTTGGATAGGGATTATTGCCTATACACTACAGATTTATTTTGATTTTTCTGGTTATTCGGATATGGCGATTGGATTAGGTAAAATGTTTGGTTTTAATTTTCCAGAAAACTTTAATTTTCCTTACATATCAAAATCTATTAGAGAGTATTGGCAACGTTGGCACATGACTTTATCCCAATGGTTTAAAGATTACTTATACATTCCTTTAGGCGGAAATAGATTAAGCAACTCACGTACATATTTAAACTTGTTTATTGTTTTTTTACTAACAGGTTTATGGCATGGCGCAAGTTGGAATTTTATTATTTGGGGAATCTTTCATGGACTGTTTATTGTTTTGGAACGCTTTGGATTAAGCAAATTTTTAAATAAACAAGTTATATTTTCACATCTGTATACACTTTTAGTTATTCTTTTTGGGTTTGTAATATTTAGAAGTGAAAATATTGATTATGCTGCCAACTATTTTAAGTCTCTTTTTAATTTTTCGGCTAAAATAAATTACGAATTTTTAGCATTTTACTTGACAACTGAAGTTTGTATTGCTTTAATATTAGGTGCAATCTTTTCAACTAAACTACTCGAAAATTTAAAAACGATTATTATTAAATCTAACAACATAAAAACTATAAAAATCGCTAAACTTTCTTATGATATTGGATTGATTCTATTATTTGTTTTCTGCTTTTATTATATAGCTACAGATGCTTATAACCCATTTATTTATTTTAGATTTTAA
- a CDS encoding DHHW family protein: protein MLITHLFILDFKMKARLFITVFLVLLLIPNVVLLFGLESNLETNENLKHATFPKIEINKPTKTLSAINSFYTGNFGLKKTAVNQYIYFKRAILKEDPLPNYMVTGKDNWYFLGNQYNNVFKNTFGVIPSEKPSKILSYLNTVNQYLSNQNIKFYVVVVPDKHQIYKEYLPYTLPQGTTLLNLVKQNASLNSSHVKFIDLHKSLLDKKEQHQIYYKTDSHWDNLGAFYGYKTLMQELEKDFAITSLNKDDFNITTSLKTIGDNTKMTNLKHEVNFVNLEPKSPNKIDVVLDDQNYLHFKNNSKTLNLLMYRDSFTNALTPFLNQTFNNVILIRDFNVAKSHINKHNPDIVILEIAERNLDYLSRATLK, encoded by the coding sequence ATGCTTATAACCCATTTATTTATTTTAGATTTTAAGATGAAAGCTAGATTGTTTATAACCGTATTTTTAGTTTTATTACTAATTCCAAACGTAGTTTTACTTTTTGGTTTAGAATCTAACTTGGAAACTAATGAAAATTTAAAACATGCTACTTTTCCTAAAATCGAAATTAATAAACCTACCAAAACACTATCTGCAATAAACAGTTTTTATACTGGTAATTTTGGCTTAAAAAAAACAGCTGTAAATCAATACATTTACTTTAAAAGAGCTATTCTAAAAGAAGATCCTTTACCAAATTATATGGTAACAGGTAAAGACAATTGGTATTTTCTAGGAAACCAATATAATAATGTGTTTAAAAATACTTTTGGAGTTATTCCGTCTGAAAAACCATCAAAAATATTAAGCTATTTAAATACAGTTAATCAATATTTATCCAACCAAAACATTAAATTTTATGTGGTTGTAGTTCCTGATAAACATCAAATTTATAAAGAATATCTACCTTACACTTTACCGCAAGGCACTACATTATTAAATCTTGTAAAACAAAATGCAAGCTTAAATTCTAGTCATGTAAAATTTATTGATTTACATAAAAGCTTATTAGATAAAAAAGAACAACACCAAATTTATTATAAAACCGATTCTCACTGGGATAATTTAGGTGCGTTTTATGGCTACAAAACACTTATGCAGGAATTAGAAAAAGATTTTGCAATTACATCTTTAAATAAAGACGATTTTAACATTACAACAAGCTTAAAAACAATTGGAGATAATACAAAGATGACAAACCTTAAACATGAGGTTAATTTCGTGAATTTAGAACCAAAATCACCAAATAAAATAGACGTTGTGTTAGACGACCAAAACTACTTACATTTTAAAAATAATTCTAAAACATTAAACCTTTTAATGTACAGAGATTCTTTTACAAATGCATTAACACCTTTTTTAAACCAAACATTTAATAATGTTATTTTAATCAGAGATTTTAATGTGGCAAAATCACATATTAACAAACATAATCCTGATATCGTAATTCTTGAAATCGCTGAGAGAAACTTAGATTATTTAAGTAGAGCTACTTTAAAATAA
- the porZ gene encoding type IX secretion system anionic LPS delivery protein PorZ, translating to MTCLKTNFIFFFLIVVSQAFGQEFSDAWKGHYSYLEIKDITNGTDKFYAAAENALFTYDVNTNVMETISTIEGISGEVISSILYIEDESLVLIGFENGLMQVYDEANRSFLTVVDIIEKPTIPPNDKKINHFTRDGDLVYIATDYGISVYNINSLEFGDTYYIGPNGSQLKVTQTTIFEGNLYASTEQSLYRADLLNPNLIDYNQWESFRPGNWVGIQAVADKIYVARSNRRVYELNNIAISQVAAYTRDITGFKNIEDNLVVTTLLEANAYTSDFIPIINATTNSEFDSNFSKSIYLNDHLYIGTNRIENTGKPAYGVLKTSLITPEDFEEIHPESPLRNRFFKIKYQEGQIWGTHGGFSVTYNFNGGNRRTGISHFIEDEWRNIVYDTLEENIFRPWYLSNISINPFDSGNVYIGSYYSGLIEFQDNEISNFYNQDNSTIFPFAGNLHLLLASNFDKDGNLYVHNGRIDETLNRKSESGQWTSYSYQSLIDPATSNLGFSSIVFDDNGTIFSGSHGYGLVAYKPNGSNPTLVNIREEVQGMPSPSVKTIAIDRQGQLWLGTDKGIRVVYNTTQFLTNPEVDNIIVLDNGEASELLFQQYVTDIEVDGSNNKWIATLDTGLYYFSSDGQETIFHFTKDNSPLPTNGVLDVALDEVNGVVYIATEKGLLSFKSDASKPKTTLEDAFVFPNPVRPNYDIATNKIKIRDISENVNIKITDIEGNLVAEAQSKTNARFKGYNLEIDGGTALWNGKNLVGDTVASGVYLVMLNDLDTLETKVLKLMVIR from the coding sequence ATGACTTGTTTAAAGACAAACTTTATTTTTTTCTTTTTAATTGTAGTTAGTCAAGCTTTTGGGCAAGAATTTTCTGATGCTTGGAAAGGTCATTATTCTTATTTGGAAATAAAAGACATTACAAATGGGACAGATAAATTTTATGCAGCAGCAGAAAATGCATTATTTACTTACGATGTAAATACTAATGTGATGGAAACTATATCTACTATAGAAGGTATTTCTGGAGAAGTAATTAGTAGTATTTTATATATAGAAGATGAAAGTTTAGTATTAATAGGTTTTGAAAACGGATTAATGCAAGTCTATGACGAAGCTAATAGAAGCTTTTTAACTGTTGTAGACATAATAGAAAAACCAACAATACCACCAAATGATAAAAAAATAAATCATTTTACAAGAGATGGAGATTTGGTTTATATTGCTACAGATTATGGCATTTCGGTATATAATATAAATTCTTTAGAATTTGGAGACACATATTATATTGGACCAAACGGATCTCAATTAAAAGTAACACAAACTACAATTTTTGAAGGTAATCTTTACGCCTCAACAGAGCAAAGTTTATATAGAGCAGATCTATTAAACCCTAATCTTATAGACTACAATCAATGGGAATCCTTTAGACCAGGAAATTGGGTTGGTATTCAAGCAGTTGCAGACAAAATTTATGTTGCTAGAAGTAATAGAAGGGTTTACGAGTTAAATAATATTGCTATATCTCAAGTTGCTGCATATACTAGAGACATAACTGGATTTAAAAATATAGAAGATAATTTAGTAGTTACTACACTTCTAGAGGCAAATGCATATACAAGTGATTTTATACCGATAATAAACGCCACTACAAATAGTGAATTTGATAGTAATTTTAGTAAAAGTATTTATTTAAATGACCATTTATATATTGGTACCAATCGTATAGAAAATACTGGTAAACCAGCTTATGGTGTTTTAAAAACATCTTTAATTACACCCGAAGATTTTGAAGAAATTCATCCAGAAAGTCCATTAAGGAATCGTTTTTTTAAAATAAAATACCAAGAAGGACAAATTTGGGGAACACATGGTGGTTTTTCTGTAACCTATAATTTTAATGGAGGAAATAGAAGAACAGGTATTAGTCATTTTATTGAAGATGAATGGCGAAACATAGTTTATGATACTTTAGAAGAAAACATATTTAGACCATGGTATTTATCAAACATTTCTATTAATCCATTTGATTCTGGAAATGTCTATATAGGTTCATATTATTCTGGATTAATTGAATTCCAAGATAACGAAATTTCAAATTTTTATAACCAAGACAATAGCACGATTTTTCCTTTTGCTGGTAATCTTCACCTATTATTAGCATCAAATTTTGATAAAGATGGTAATCTATATGTACATAATGGAAGGATTGATGAAACTTTAAATAGAAAATCAGAATCTGGTCAATGGACATCATACAGTTATCAATCCTTAATAGATCCAGCAACTAGTAATTTAGGATTTTCTTCTATAGTTTTTGACGATAATGGTACGATATTTTCTGGAAGTCATGGTTATGGATTAGTTGCTTATAAACCAAACGGAAGTAATCCAACTCTTGTAAATATAAGAGAAGAAGTACAAGGCATGCCATCACCTTCTGTAAAAACTATAGCTATAGATAGACAAGGACAATTATGGTTAGGTACAGATAAAGGTATACGTGTTGTTTATAATACTACGCAGTTTTTAACTAACCCAGAAGTAGATAACATTATTGTGTTAGATAACGGTGAAGCAAGTGAACTTTTATTTCAGCAGTATGTGACAGATATTGAAGTAGATGGATCTAATAACAAGTGGATTGCAACCTTAGATACTGGATTGTATTATTTTTCTTCAGATGGTCAAGAAACTATTTTTCATTTTACTAAAGATAATTCTCCTTTACCAACCAATGGTGTTTTAGATGTTGCACTAGATGAAGTAAATGGAGTTGTTTATATTGCTACAGAAAAAGGCTTACTTTCATTCAAATCAGATGCTTCAAAACCAAAAACAACATTAGAAGATGCTTTTGTGTTTCCTAATCCAGTAAGACCTAATTACGATATTGCAACCAATAAAATTAAAATTAGAGATATCTCTGAAAACGTTAATATTAAAATTACCGACATAGAAGGTAATCTTGTTGCAGAAGCACAATCTAAAACTAATGCAAGATTTAAAGGTTATAACCTAGAAATTGATGGCGGAACAGCATTGTGGAATGGTAAAAACTTAGTTGGAGATACTGTAGCTTCAGGAGTTTACCTTGTTATGCTTAACGATTTAGATACTTTAGAAACTAAAGTTTTAAAACTAATGGTTATAAGGTAA
- the gdhA gene encoding NADP-specific glutamate dehydrogenase, whose product MKQKIEAFLDQVKAKNGHEPEFLQAVHEVAETVIPFIEANPKYQDKLLLERMVEPERTIIFRVPWIDDNGKPQVNRGYRVEFNSAIGPYKGGLRFHPSVNLSILKFLGFEQVFKNSLTTLPMGGGKGGSDFDPKGKSDNEVMRFCQSFMSELYRHIGANTDVPAGDIGVGGREIGYMFGQYKRLKNEFTGVLTGKGLSYGGSLIRPEATGYGCVYFAKNMLATKNDSFEGKTVVISGSGNVAQYACEKATQLGGKVVTMSDSSGYIHDKDGIDEEKLAFIMELKNVKRGRIHEYTEKYPSATFHEGERPWSVNCDVAMPCATQNELNKEEAEALVNNKVIAVAEGANMPTTPEAIEVLQIAKVLFSPGKASNAGGVATSGLEMSQNSLRYNWTREEVDAKLNQIMDDIHASCVEYGKNEDGSIDYVKGANVAGFVKVADAMLAQGLV is encoded by the coding sequence ATGAAACAAAAAATAGAAGCATTTTTAGATCAAGTAAAAGCAAAAAATGGTCACGAACCAGAATTTTTACAAGCAGTACACGAAGTTGCAGAGACTGTAATTCCGTTTATTGAAGCTAATCCAAAGTACCAAGATAAATTATTATTAGAACGAATGGTAGAGCCAGAACGCACAATAATATTTAGAGTTCCTTGGATTGACGATAATGGAAAACCTCAAGTTAACAGAGGTTATCGAGTAGAATTTAACTCGGCAATTGGTCCTTACAAAGGTGGATTACGTTTTCATCCATCTGTAAACTTAAGTATCTTAAAGTTTTTAGGATTTGAGCAAGTATTTAAAAACTCTTTAACCACTTTACCAATGGGCGGAGGAAAAGGAGGAAGTGATTTTGATCCAAAAGGAAAAAGTGATAACGAAGTAATGCGTTTTTGCCAATCTTTTATGTCAGAATTATACAGACATATTGGTGCAAATACAGATGTTCCTGCAGGAGATATTGGTGTAGGAGGAAGAGAAATAGGTTACATGTTTGGTCAATACAAGAGATTAAAAAACGAATTTACAGGCGTTTTAACAGGTAAGGGATTATCTTACGGTGGATCTTTAATAAGACCAGAAGCAACAGGATATGGTTGTGTATATTTTGCTAAAAATATGTTAGCAACTAAAAACGATTCTTTTGAAGGAAAAACGGTTGTCATCTCTGGATCTGGTAACGTAGCACAATATGCTTGCGAAAAAGCAACACAATTAGGAGGAAAAGTAGTAACAATGTCTGATTCTTCAGGATATATTCATGATAAAGATGGTATAGATGAAGAAAAATTAGCATTTATTATGGAGCTTAAAAATGTAAAAAGAGGACGAATCCACGAGTATACAGAAAAGTATCCATCAGCTACCTTCCATGAAGGCGAAAGACCTTGGTCTGTAAATTGTGATGTAGCAATGCCATGTGCAACACAAAATGAATTAAATAAAGAAGAAGCTGAAGCTTTAGTAAACAATAAAGTAATAGCAGTTGCAGAAGGTGCTAATATGCCAACTACACCAGAAGCTATTGAAGTGTTACAAATAGCAAAAGTATTATTCTCTCCAGGAAAAGCATCTAACGCTGGTGGAGTAGCAACTTCTGGTTTAGAAATGAGTCAAAACTCTTTACGTTATAATTGGACTAGAGAAGAAGTAGACGCTAAATTAAATCAAATCATGGACGATATTCATGCTTCATGTGTAGAATATGGTAAGAATGAAGATGGTTCTATAGATTACGTAAAAGGCGCTAATGTTGCTGGTTTTGTTAAAGTAGCAGACGCTATGTTAGCACAAGGATTAGTATAA